In the genome of Bradyrhizobium ottawaense, the window GGAAAGATCAAACGCACTGTGCAGGCGCGCTTCAATACCTGTCCCGGGCAACGCGGGAACGCCCGACTCCAATTCCTTCCTTACGACCGGGCGTCCAGGCTCATCTATCGTCGCGTAGCCGCGTCGGCCGAGTTCGGTCAGCAGCGTGGACTTCCCACAGCCGGGGCATCCCGAGATCACGGCGAATCGATCAGATATTCTTCAAGCTCAATTGGCGCTCCAATAGACTTGCCTGATGAGGCGTAATCTCCGCGCCTTTGCGCCTCCGGACACATCACACGTGGACTACGAAAGATCGCCCCAGTGGGGATGAACCCGGTTGCCG includes:
- a CDS encoding AAA family ATPase encodes the protein MISGCPGCGKSTLLTELGRRGYATIDEPGRPVVRKELESGVPALPGTGIEARLHSAFDLSLENLTRASAFDGWVYSIAA